The following are from one region of the Meleagris gallopavo isolate NT-WF06-2002-E0010 breed Aviagen turkey brand Nicholas breeding stock chromosome 21, Turkey_5.1, whole genome shotgun sequence genome:
- the EFCAB5 gene encoding EF-hand calcium-binding domain-containing protein 5: MAESMLGRVGKLSPKAFQAFLELVASELTGDEDEVVDNIVEFLTSRTERSHMESLQSLARRRWLHNIQQAAETSGARMEPVYDAVLKALLKDAEAHGDNKKISAYIALLEENQLSPERGQTLLRYVTCTTDDAPYVLNQTLYRDMKGVSFAAVEEEKPIHVPRVQLHGNIHFWNQDRPAEQRRGSFLVLPLQDAHWRVFGILGLDTLRDQSEKTIFLTHEISFYQGVSHAFSKAYQHVCALGSVLQMALTALDWLYHRVPSIHTVSTYLVEPGNDQTCDYALRRMITTDSTGQKEIHTSPVLLLRKENFFRPSRKLASILMLTGGAASKLCICCERNYLFKCTDCSEVVCSSVCGEQHIAVPLRDLSGRALGLFDISIGPQQTLPPHQHKDLQRMLKMAQAACSEILKMPSEETKASRVLEAEHRNVRDAGILFHRFMLQDLRECIQKLNAESFAEIKSYEDPPALVHNIMKAVLLLLHPEWEGTEKTENWNQCILQLDDNLIQEMYCFDPTAASVHVQAELVQNCINGAPQAAVWPQGSITARLLERWVHTCLCLVQLTESTQSNTAPSCSTAHSNASC; this comes from the exons CTTGGCAGAGTGGGGAAGCTATCCCCAAAGGCATTCCAGGCTTTCCTCGAGTTGGTGGCTTCTGAGCTCACTGGGGATGAAGATGAAGTTGTTGATAACATCGTGGAATTTTTGACCTCGAGAACGGAACGAAGTCACATGGAGAGCTTGCAAAGCTTGGCGAGGAGGAGATGGCTGCACAACatccagcaggcagctgagacCAGCGGAGCACGGATGGAGCCGGTGTACGACGCCGTGCTCAAGGCCCTCCTCAAG GATGCAGAAGCCCACGGGGATAACAAGAAGATCAGTGCATATATTGCCCTTTTGGAAGAAAACCAGCTCTCACCAGAGCGGGGACAGACGCTCTTACGCTATGTGACATGTACCACAGATGATGCTCCGTATGTTCTAAACCAGACACTCTACAGAGACATGAAAGGAGTAAG ctttgcagCTGTTGAAGAGGAAAAGCCAATCCACGTCCCAAGAGTTCAGCTCCACGGAAATATCCACTTCTGGAACCAGGACCGCCCAGCTGAGCAGAGGAGAGGCTCATTCCTGGTACTGCCATTGCAGGATGCTCACTGGAGAGTCTTTGGCATTCTGGGACTTGATACTCTTCGAGACCAGAGTGAGAAAACCATCTTCCTGACCCATGAGATCAGCTTCTACCAG GGAGTTTCTCATGCATTCAGCAAAGCCTACCAGCATGTGTGTGCACTAGGAAGTGTTCTGCAAATGGCCCTCACTGCTCTGGACTGGTTGTATCACAGAGTGCCCAGCATCCACACTGTCAGTACGTACCTGGTGGAGCCTGGCAATGATCAG ACGTGTGACTATGCTCTGCGCAGGATGATTACTACAGACAGTACAGGACAAAAGGAAATCCATACCTCTCCTGTCCTCCTCCTCAGAAAAGAGAACTTTTTCAG GCCTAGCAGAAAATTAGCTTCCATCTTAATGCTTACTGGAGGAGCTGCAAGCAAGCTCTGCATCTGTTGTGAAAG AAATTACCTGTTTAAGTGCACAGACTGTTCAGAGGTCGTTTGCAGTTCTGTCTGTGGAGAACAGCACATTGCAGTGCCTCTCCGGGACCTGTCAGGACGAGCTCTGGGGTTATTTGATATCAGCATCGGACCCCAGCAGACATTACCTCCTCACCAACATAAGGACCTGCAGAGAATGCTGAAGATGGCCCAGGCTGCCTgttcagaaatactgaagatgCCTTcagaggaaaccaaagcaagcCGTGTACTGG AGGCAGAACACAGGAATGTGAGGGATGCAGGGATTCTCTTCCACCGGTTCATGCTGCAGGACCTACGTGAGTGTATCCAGAAACTGAATGCTGAgagctttgctgaaatcaagaGCTATGAAGACCCGCCAGCTCTGGTACATAACATAATGAAGGCTGTGCTGTTGCTTTTACATCCAGAGTGGGAGGGCACGGAGAAGACTGAGAACTGGAATCAGTGCATACTG CAACTTGATGACAATTTAATTCAGGAGATGTATTGCTTTGATCCCACTGCTGCATCCGTGCACGTTCAAGCAGAGCTGGTGCAGAACTGTATCAATG GGGCACCTCAGGCAGCAGTTTGGCCACAGGGCTCTATCACAGCCCGACTCCTGGAGCGCTGGGTGCACACCTGCCTGTGCCTGGTCCAGCTGACAGAGAGCACGCAGAGCAACACGGccccatcctgcagcactgcccacagcaACGCCTCCTGTTAG